One Streptosporangium sp. NBC_01495 DNA window includes the following coding sequences:
- a CDS encoding siderophore-interacting protein produces MTAGGEQTLERAAEVPAYRGHRVEVLRTARLSPSFVRVTFGGEDLAGFADKGFDQRIKVILPLPDGSITPLGDGDDWYQRWRALPEELRNPIRTYTARAVRPELRELDIDFVLHGETGPASRWATRVSPGDRVVVVGPNAAYSGPVGGQEWAPPAGASHLLLAGDETAVPAIATIVESLSGSVRATALLEVPEAADALRLDVRPGVKVTWLPREGARHGDLLIPAVRDVLGGLTAEPAGAASPLEDVDVDEEILWEVPEAPESSGGGGLYAWLAGEAGMVKLLRRHLVQEAGVDRSSVAFMGYWRLGRSESA; encoded by the coding sequence ATGACAGCGGGCGGCGAGCAGACCCTTGAGCGCGCGGCGGAGGTTCCGGCCTACCGCGGCCACCGGGTGGAGGTCCTGCGGACGGCGCGGCTCAGCCCGAGCTTCGTCCGGGTCACCTTCGGCGGCGAGGACCTGGCGGGCTTCGCCGACAAGGGCTTCGACCAGCGGATCAAGGTCATCCTCCCGCTGCCGGACGGCAGCATCACTCCGCTGGGCGACGGAGACGACTGGTACCAGCGGTGGCGGGCGCTCCCCGAGGAGCTGCGCAACCCGATCCGCACCTACACCGCGCGGGCCGTGCGGCCCGAGCTGCGCGAGCTCGACATCGACTTCGTCCTGCACGGCGAGACCGGCCCCGCCTCCCGGTGGGCGACCCGCGTCTCCCCCGGTGACCGGGTCGTGGTGGTCGGTCCCAACGCCGCGTATTCCGGCCCCGTCGGTGGCCAGGAGTGGGCTCCGCCCGCCGGGGCGTCGCACCTGCTGCTGGCCGGGGACGAGACGGCCGTGCCCGCCATCGCCACGATCGTCGAGTCGCTCTCCGGCTCCGTGCGCGCCACCGCGCTGCTGGAGGTCCCCGAGGCCGCCGACGCGCTCCGGCTCGACGTCCGTCCGGGTGTGAAGGTCACCTGGCTGCCCCGCGAGGGGGCCCGCCACGGCGACCTGCTCATCCCGGCCGTACGCGACGTCCTGGGCGGGCTCACCGCCGAGCCCGCGGGCGCCGCGAGCCCGCTGGAGGACGTCGACGTCGACGAGGAGATCCTCTGGGAGGTCCCCGAGGCCCCCGAGTCCTCAGGGGGCGGCGGCCTGTACGCCTGGCTGGCGGGCGAGGCTGGCATGGTCAAGCTGCTCCGCCGCCACCTGGTGCAGGAGGCGGGCGTCGACCGCTCCTCGGTGGCCTTCATGGGCTACTGGCGGCTGGGACGCTCGGAGAGCGCCTGA
- a CDS encoding glycoside hydrolase family 15 protein gives MTAAESARQDPAGAPGYRPIADHGLIGDLHTAALVDTGGTIVWYCCPRFDAPSVFGSILDAGRGGSFELRTDAPARTRQFYFPDTNVLITRFSAADGVGEVQDFMPIVGDTRDGARHRLIRRVRCVRGALSFRARVAPRFDYGRQDHVLSMHRDRAVFESPSLSLTLTSSTTLEADGRDVRSEFKLSEGECAVFALDRFGDDVALRSCPIEEAEEEFAATVAYWRHWLSSSRYRGRWREMVHRSALTLKLLTYAPTGGIVAAATTSLPEQLGGERNWDYRYVWIRDSAFCVYALLRLGFGEEAEAFMGFLSRHVSRDGGGASGPLQIMYGIDGRTELPEIELPHLEGYQGSAPVRVGNAAVDQLQLDIYGALLDSVYLYDKWHRPISSALWDDVHILVDWVCDNWDQPDEGVWETRGGRKDFVYSRLMCWVAIERAMRMAAHRGLPADTPRWQLARDAIYRQIMRRGWSEGLQAFVQHFDDDVLDSSVLMMPMAKFVSPTDPKWLSTLDALGANLVSDSLVYRYDPAVSPDGLRGEDGTFSICSFWYVEGLTRAGRLDEARLAFEKMLTYANHLGLYAEEIGQTGEQLGNFPQAFTHLALISAAFNLDHALG, from the coding sequence ATGACAGCAGCGGAATCCGCTCGTCAGGACCCGGCGGGCGCCCCCGGATACCGGCCCATCGCCGACCACGGGCTCATCGGCGACCTGCACACCGCGGCGCTGGTGGACACCGGCGGCACCATCGTCTGGTATTGCTGCCCGCGCTTCGACGCGCCCAGCGTGTTCGGCTCGATCCTGGACGCGGGCCGGGGCGGGTCGTTCGAGCTGCGCACGGACGCGCCGGCGAGGACCAGGCAGTTCTACTTCCCCGACACCAACGTGCTGATCACCCGTTTCTCCGCCGCCGACGGGGTGGGCGAGGTCCAGGACTTCATGCCGATCGTCGGCGACACGCGCGACGGCGCCAGGCACCGGCTGATCCGGCGGGTGAGGTGCGTCCGCGGGGCGCTGTCGTTCCGGGCGCGGGTGGCTCCGCGGTTCGACTACGGCAGGCAGGACCACGTCCTGAGCATGCACCGGGACCGGGCGGTCTTCGAGTCGCCGTCGCTGTCCCTGACCCTGACGTCCAGCACCACCCTGGAGGCGGACGGCCGGGACGTGCGCTCGGAGTTCAAGCTCAGCGAGGGCGAGTGCGCGGTGTTCGCCCTCGACAGGTTCGGCGACGACGTGGCGCTGCGCTCGTGCCCGATCGAGGAGGCCGAGGAGGAGTTCGCCGCGACCGTGGCGTACTGGCGCCACTGGCTGTCCTCGTCGAGGTACCGGGGCCGGTGGCGGGAGATGGTCCACCGGTCCGCGCTGACGCTGAAGCTCCTCACGTACGCGCCGACCGGGGGGATCGTGGCCGCCGCGACGACCAGCCTTCCCGAGCAGCTCGGCGGGGAGCGCAACTGGGACTACAGGTACGTCTGGATCCGCGACTCGGCGTTCTGCGTGTACGCGCTGCTCAGGCTGGGCTTCGGCGAGGAGGCCGAGGCGTTCATGGGCTTCCTGTCCAGGCACGTCAGCCGCGACGGCGGCGGCGCCTCCGGTCCCCTGCAGATCATGTACGGCATCGACGGACGCACCGAGCTGCCCGAGATCGAGCTGCCCCACCTCGAGGGCTACCAGGGCTCGGCCCCGGTACGCGTCGGGAACGCCGCCGTGGACCAGCTCCAGCTGGACATCTACGGCGCTCTCCTCGACTCCGTCTACCTCTACGACAAGTGGCACCGCCCGATCTCCAGCGCCCTCTGGGACGACGTCCACATCCTGGTGGACTGGGTCTGCGACAACTGGGACCAGCCCGACGAGGGCGTGTGGGAGACGCGCGGCGGGCGCAAGGACTTCGTCTACTCGCGACTGATGTGCTGGGTGGCGATCGAACGGGCCATGCGGATGGCCGCCCACCGCGGGCTGCCCGCCGACACCCCGCGCTGGCAGCTGGCCCGCGACGCGATCTACCGGCAGATCATGCGGCGCGGCTGGTCGGAGGGACTGCAGGCGTTCGTCCAGCACTTCGACGACGACGTCCTCGACTCCTCGGTGCTGATGATGCCGATGGCGAAGTTCGTCTCCCCCACCGACCCGAAGTGGCTGTCGACCCTCGACGCGCTCGGCGCGAACCTGGTGTCCGACTCGCTGGTCTACCGCTACGACCCCGCGGTCAGCCCGGACGGGCTGCGCGGGGAGGACGGCACGTTCTCTATCTGCTCGTTCTGGTACGTCGAGGGGCTCACCCGCGCCGGGCGCCTGGACGAGGCACGGCTGGCGTTCGAGAAGATGCTCACGTACGCCAACCACCTCGGCCTGTACGCCGAGGAGATCGGGCAGACCGGCGAGCAGCTCGGCAACTTCCCGCAGGCCTTCACCCACCTCGCGCTGATCAGCGCGGCGTTCAACCTCGACCACGCCCTGGGCTGA
- the cobN gene encoding cobaltochelatase subunit CobN: MILLLSTSDTDLLSARASGADYRLGNPARLAAADLPPLLEDTDLVVVRLLGGRRAWEEGLDALLAGPRPVVVLGGEQAPDAELMELSTVPGGVCAEAHAYLAHGGPANLTELHHFLSDTLLLTGHGFAAPEPTPTWGTLEREARDQDGPVVGVLYYRAHHVAGNTAFVEALCSAIEDAGARALPVYCASLRTAEPGLVEVLRTVDALVVTVLAAGGTRPATASAGGDDEAWDVGALAELDVPILQGLCLTSSRASWEENDDGLSPLDAATQVAIPEFDGRIITVPFSFKEIDEDGLTVYVADPERASRVAGIAVRHAALRHIPPAERRLVLMLSAYPTKHARIGNAVGLDTPASLVRLLAALRERGYDIGAEDELPGVTGQDGDALIHALIAAGGQDQDWLTEERLAGNPVRIAASRYGEWYATLPADLRARMEEHWGPAPGELFVDRSRDPEGEIVLAALRSGNVVVMVQPPRGFGENPIAIYHDPDLPPSHHYLAAYRWLADGFGAHAMVHVGKHGNLEWLPGKSAGLSASCGPDAALGDLPLIYPFLVNDPGEGTQAKRRAHATLVDHLVPPMARADSYGDMARLEQLLDEHASIAAMDPAKLPAIRAQIWTLIQAARLDHDLGVADRPHDAEFDDFLLHIDGWLCEVKDVQIRDGLHVLGVAPEGQPRVDLVLAMLRARQMWAGSEALVGLREALGLAEDGSAGRIGVDEAETLARALVEAMEHRGWDPAAAGEVTAEVLGRAGAGTIGSTGVTGAAGQGSGPGTTGVADSKGVTGSGSGLGSAGSTDQGSGPGTGGPAGSAGVPGADVGTVERILRFAAVEVVPRLARTTDEIDAILHALDGGYVPAGPSGSPLRGLINVLPTGRNFYSVDPKAVPSRLAWETGQAMADSLLERYRADTGDWPRSVGLSVWGTSAMRTAGDDVAEVLALLGVRPVWDEASRRVTGLEPIPAAELGRPRVDVTVRISGFFRDAFPHVVAMLDDAVRLAAGLEEPEELNYVRAHVLADQAEHGDERRATMRIFGSRPGAYGAGLLPLIDSRNWRDDADLAEVYAVWGGFAYGRGVDGVPARQDMETAYRRIAVAAKNVDTREHDIADSDDYFQYHGGMIATVRALTGKAPAAYIGDSTRPDAVRTRTLSEETSRIFRARVVNPRWLAAMRRHGYKGAFELAATVDYLFGYDATTGVIADWMYDKLAATYVLDPENQAFMARSNPWALHGIAERLLEAANRGMWEHPDPAILRDLQEVYLKSEGDLEDGA; this comes from the coding sequence GTGATCCTCCTGCTCTCGACCTCCGACACCGACCTGCTGAGCGCTCGCGCGAGCGGCGCCGACTACCGGCTCGGCAACCCCGCCAGGCTCGCCGCCGCCGACCTCCCGCCGCTGCTGGAGGACACCGACCTGGTGGTGGTCCGCCTGCTCGGCGGGCGCCGCGCCTGGGAGGAGGGCCTGGACGCCCTGCTCGCCGGACCCCGGCCCGTCGTCGTCCTCGGCGGCGAGCAGGCGCCGGACGCCGAGCTGATGGAGCTGTCCACCGTGCCCGGCGGGGTCTGCGCCGAGGCGCACGCCTACCTCGCCCACGGCGGCCCGGCCAACCTGACCGAGCTGCACCACTTCCTGTCCGACACGCTGCTGCTCACCGGCCACGGGTTCGCCGCGCCCGAGCCCACCCCCACGTGGGGGACGCTGGAGCGCGAGGCGCGCGACCAGGACGGCCCCGTCGTCGGGGTGCTCTACTACCGGGCCCACCACGTGGCGGGGAACACCGCCTTCGTCGAGGCGCTCTGCTCGGCGATCGAGGACGCGGGCGCGCGGGCGCTGCCGGTGTACTGCGCCTCCCTGCGCACCGCCGAGCCCGGCCTGGTGGAGGTCCTGCGCACGGTGGACGCCCTGGTGGTGACCGTACTCGCCGCGGGCGGCACCCGCCCGGCGACCGCGTCGGCGGGCGGGGACGACGAGGCATGGGACGTCGGCGCGCTCGCCGAGCTGGACGTGCCGATCCTGCAGGGCCTGTGCCTGACGAGCAGCCGGGCCTCGTGGGAGGAGAACGACGACGGCCTGTCCCCGCTGGACGCCGCCACCCAGGTCGCGATCCCCGAGTTCGACGGGCGGATCATCACGGTGCCGTTCTCCTTCAAGGAGATCGACGAGGACGGGCTCACCGTCTACGTGGCCGACCCCGAGCGGGCCTCGCGCGTGGCGGGCATCGCGGTGCGCCACGCCGCGCTGCGGCACATCCCGCCCGCCGAGCGGCGGCTGGTGCTGATGCTGTCGGCCTACCCCACCAAGCACGCCCGCATCGGCAACGCCGTCGGCCTGGACACCCCGGCCAGCCTGGTACGGCTGCTGGCCGCGCTCCGCGAGCGCGGTTACGACATCGGCGCCGAGGACGAGCTGCCCGGGGTGACCGGGCAGGACGGCGACGCGCTCATCCACGCGCTGATCGCCGCGGGCGGGCAGGACCAGGACTGGCTCACCGAGGAGCGGCTCGCCGGGAACCCGGTGCGCATCGCGGCGAGCCGGTACGGCGAGTGGTACGCCACCCTCCCGGCGGACCTGCGCGCCCGGATGGAGGAGCACTGGGGCCCGGCGCCCGGCGAGCTGTTCGTGGACAGGTCGCGCGACCCGGAGGGCGAGATCGTGCTGGCCGCGCTGCGCTCCGGCAACGTGGTGGTCATGGTGCAGCCGCCGCGCGGCTTCGGCGAGAACCCCATCGCGATCTACCACGACCCCGACCTGCCGCCCAGCCACCACTACCTGGCCGCCTACCGCTGGCTGGCCGACGGCTTCGGCGCGCACGCCATGGTCCACGTGGGCAAGCACGGCAACCTGGAATGGCTGCCCGGCAAGTCCGCAGGCCTGTCGGCCTCCTGCGGCCCGGACGCCGCGCTCGGCGACCTGCCGCTCATCTACCCGTTCCTCGTCAACGACCCGGGCGAGGGCACCCAGGCCAAGCGCCGGGCCCACGCCACCCTGGTCGACCACCTGGTCCCGCCGATGGCCCGTGCCGACAGCTACGGGGACATGGCGAGGCTGGAGCAGCTCCTCGACGAGCACGCCTCCATCGCGGCGATGGACCCGGCCAAGCTGCCCGCGATCCGCGCCCAGATCTGGACGCTCATCCAGGCCGCCAGGCTCGACCACGACCTCGGCGTCGCAGACCGTCCCCACGACGCCGAGTTCGACGACTTCCTGCTGCACATCGACGGCTGGCTGTGCGAGGTCAAGGACGTCCAGATCCGCGACGGCCTGCACGTGCTGGGGGTCGCTCCCGAGGGGCAGCCGCGCGTCGACCTGGTGCTGGCCATGCTCCGCGCCCGGCAGATGTGGGCGGGCAGCGAGGCGCTCGTCGGCCTGCGCGAGGCCCTGGGCCTGGCCGAGGACGGCAGCGCGGGACGGATCGGCGTCGACGAGGCGGAGACCCTGGCCCGTGCCCTGGTCGAGGCCATGGAGCACCGCGGCTGGGACCCGGCGGCGGCGGGGGAGGTGACCGCCGAGGTTCTGGGCCGGGCAGGCGCCGGCACGATCGGTTCAACCGGTGTGACCGGTGCGGCCGGTCAGGGCAGCGGGCCCGGCACGACCGGTGTGGCCGACTCGAAGGGCGTGACCGGTTCGGGCAGCGGACTTGGTTCGGCCGGTTCGACCGATCAGGGCAGCGGGCCCGGCACGGGTGGTCCGGCGGGATCGGCCGGCGTACCCGGCGCGGACGTCGGGACGGTGGAGCGCATCCTGCGGTTCGCCGCCGTCGAGGTCGTGCCCCGGCTGGCGCGTACCACCGACGAGATCGACGCGATCCTGCACGCCCTCGACGGCGGCTACGTCCCGGCCGGGCCGAGCGGGTCGCCGCTACGCGGGCTGATCAACGTGCTCCCCACCGGCCGCAACTTCTACTCGGTCGATCCCAAGGCCGTGCCGAGCAGGCTGGCGTGGGAGACCGGCCAGGCGATGGCCGACTCCCTGCTGGAGCGCTACCGCGCCGACACCGGCGACTGGCCGCGCTCGGTCGGGCTGTCGGTCTGGGGGACCAGCGCCATGCGCACCGCCGGGGACGACGTCGCCGAGGTGCTGGCGCTGCTCGGCGTGCGGCCGGTCTGGGACGAGGCCTCGCGCCGCGTCACCGGCCTGGAGCCCATCCCCGCCGCCGAGCTGGGCCGCCCGCGGGTGGACGTCACCGTCAGGATCAGCGGCTTCTTCCGCGACGCCTTCCCGCACGTCGTGGCCATGCTGGACGACGCCGTACGGCTGGCGGCAGGGTTGGAGGAGCCCGAGGAGCTCAACTACGTGCGGGCGCACGTGCTCGCCGATCAGGCCGAGCACGGCGACGAGCGCAGGGCCACCATGCGGATCTTCGGTTCCCGGCCGGGCGCCTACGGGGCCGGGCTGCTGCCGCTGATCGACAGCCGCAACTGGCGCGACGACGCCGACCTGGCCGAGGTGTACGCGGTCTGGGGCGGCTTCGCCTACGGCCGGGGCGTCGACGGCGTTCCCGCCAGGCAGGACATGGAGACGGCCTACCGCAGGATCGCCGTGGCGGCCAAGAACGTCGACACCCGCGAGCACGACATCGCCGACTCCGACGACTACTTCCAGTACCACGGCGGCATGATCGCCACCGTCCGGGCGCTCACCGGCAAGGCGCCGGCCGCCTACATCGGCGACAGCACCAGGCCGGACGCGGTCCGCACCAGGACGCTCTCCGAGGAGACGTCCAGGATCTTCCGCGCCAGGGTGGTCAACCCCCGCTGGCTGGCCGCGATGCGCAGGCACGGCTACAAGGGCGCCTTCGAGCTGGCCGCCACCGTCGACTACCTGTTCGGCTACGACGCCACCACCGGCGTCATCGCCGACTGGATGTACGACAAGCTGGCCGCGACCTACGTGCTGGACCCGGAGAACCAGGCGTTCATGGCCCGGTCCAACCCGTGGGCGCTGCACGGCATCGCCGAGCGGTTGCTGGAGGCGGCCAACCGGGGCATGTGGGAGCACCCCGACCCCGCCATCCTGCGCGACCTCCAGGAGGTCTACCTCAAGTCCGAGGGAGACCTGGAGGACGGCGCCTGA
- a CDS encoding precorrin-3B synthase, whose translation MSIADFSGRSRLDACPGALQVHAAADGGLARVRVPGGRLTPFQLRELADAASAYGGGVIELTSRANVQVRGLGPESPDGGTGSGFAARMAGAGLLPSATHERIRNILASPLTGLAGRAWPTGAYGPGGAEPRGHPGRPDGGPIVDVTPLIGELDRRLCARPALAALPGRFMFALDDGRGDVAGLGADAGILPTGPDEAALILAGTDTGLRVPLNGAVTALLAAAEAFLDELATRDVTVWRIAELPDGPSLIAARVRTALGITGTAPFEPVRPRVVTLGPVGVIGSAGVTGTEAGAGGEGGEGGEGGEGGAARVALGVAVPLGRLTSASARLLADAASGGEIRLTPWRGVVLPGLERAEVADTAARLEAAGLVVDPASPWVGVTACTGRPGCAKSLADVQADAATAIGLTPPSGALPFTAPSPGDGPSGNEPSGNERSGNGPSGSEPSEDGPPVAPPSGSGPGTDTLPVHWAGCARRCGRPRGRVADVVATGDGYRLELDGTGLTCSGIEETAAAVAAARGEL comes from the coding sequence GTGTCCATTGCCGACTTTTCCGGACGATCGCGACTCGACGCGTGTCCCGGGGCGCTTCAGGTCCATGCCGCCGCGGACGGCGGCCTGGCCCGCGTCCGCGTGCCCGGAGGCCGCCTCACCCCCTTCCAGCTGCGCGAGCTCGCCGACGCCGCCTCCGCGTACGGCGGCGGCGTCATCGAGCTGACCTCCCGCGCGAACGTCCAGGTGCGCGGCCTCGGCCCGGAGAGTCCGGACGGCGGTACGGGAAGCGGGTTCGCCGCGCGGATGGCGGGGGCGGGCCTGCTGCCCTCGGCGACGCACGAGCGGATCCGCAACATCCTCGCCTCCCCGCTGACCGGGCTCGCGGGGCGTGCCTGGCCGACCGGCGCGTACGGTCCGGGCGGCGCGGAGCCTCGGGGTCATCCGGGCCGTCCGGACGGCGGCCCGATCGTCGACGTCACCCCGCTCATCGGCGAGCTGGACCGGCGGCTGTGCGCCCGGCCCGCCCTCGCCGCCCTGCCGGGGCGGTTCATGTTCGCCCTCGACGACGGCCGGGGGGACGTGGCCGGCCTGGGGGCGGACGCCGGGATCCTGCCGACGGGGCCGGACGAGGCCGCGCTGATCCTCGCCGGAACCGACACCGGTCTGCGCGTCCCGCTGAACGGAGCCGTGACCGCCCTGCTCGCCGCCGCCGAGGCGTTCCTCGACGAGCTGGCCACCCGGGATGTCACCGTCTGGCGGATCGCCGAACTCCCCGACGGCCCCTCCCTGATCGCCGCCCGCGTGCGAACCGCCCTGGGGATCACCGGCACGGCGCCCTTCGAACCGGTGAGACCTCGGGTCGTGACGCTCGGCCCTGTCGGGGTCATCGGGAGCGCGGGCGTCACCGGAACCGAGGCCGGAGCCGGGGGTGAGGGAGGAGAGGGCGGAGAGGGCGGAGAGGGCGGAGCCGCGCGGGTCGCGCTCGGGGTGGCGGTCCCGCTGGGGCGGCTGACCTCCGCGTCGGCCCGGCTGCTCGCGGACGCCGCCTCGGGCGGGGAGATCCGGCTCACACCGTGGCGGGGCGTGGTCCTGCCCGGCCTGGAGCGCGCCGAGGTCGCGGACACGGCCGCCCGGCTGGAGGCCGCCGGGCTGGTCGTCGACCCCGCCTCCCCGTGGGTCGGCGTGACGGCCTGCACCGGCCGCCCCGGCTGCGCCAAGTCCCTGGCCGACGTCCAGGCCGACGCGGCCACCGCCATCGGCCTGACCCCGCCGTCCGGGGCCCTGCCGTTCACAGCCCCGTCACCCGGTGACGGGCCGTCCGGGAACGAGCCGTCCGGGAACGAGCGGTCCGGGAACGGGCCGTCCGGAAGCGAGCCGTCCGAAGACGGGCCGCCGGTGGCCCCGCCGTCCGGGAGCGGGCCGGGCACCGATACGCTCCCCGTGCACTGGGCGGGCTGCGCCAGGCGCTGCGGCCGCCCGAGGGGGCGGGTCGCGGACGTGGTCGCCACCGGCGACGGCTACCGCCTGGAACTGGACGGCACCGGCCTGACCTGCTCCGGCATCGAGGAGACCGCGGCCGCGGTGGCGGCCGCCAGAGGGGAACTGTGA
- a CDS encoding precorrin-8X methylmutase: MIDYVRDGAEIYRRSFATIRAEADLDGLPADVARVAVRMIHACGMVDLVSDLRWSPGVVASAREALRAGAPVLCDAMMVASGVTRRRLPAGNEVVCTLGDPRVPELAAELGTTRSAAALELWRDRLQGSVVAIGNAPTALFRLLEMVEEGAGRPAAVLGVPVGFIGAAESKQALAEHPANLEYLVVNGRRGGSAMTAAAVNAMASEEE; encoded by the coding sequence GTGATCGACTACGTCCGCGACGGCGCGGAGATCTACCGCCGCTCCTTCGCCACCATCCGCGCGGAGGCCGACCTGGACGGCCTGCCCGCCGACGTCGCCCGGGTCGCGGTCCGCATGATCCATGCCTGCGGGATGGTCGACCTGGTGAGCGACCTGCGCTGGTCGCCCGGTGTCGTGGCCTCGGCGCGCGAGGCGCTCCGCGCGGGCGCCCCGGTGCTCTGCGACGCCATGATGGTCGCCTCCGGGGTGACCCGGCGCCGTCTCCCCGCGGGCAACGAGGTGGTCTGCACCCTCGGTGACCCCAGGGTGCCGGAACTCGCCGCGGAGCTGGGCACCACCCGCAGCGCCGCCGCACTGGAGCTGTGGCGAGACAGGCTCCAGGGCTCGGTGGTCGCGATCGGCAACGCGCCGACCGCGCTGTTCCGGCTGCTGGAGATGGTCGAGGAGGGCGCGGGCCGCCCGGCCGCCGTACTCGGCGTCCCGGTCGGCTTCATCGGCGCCGCCGAGTCCAAGCAGGCCCTCGCCGAGCACCCGGCGAATCTGGAGTACCTGGTCGTGAACGGACGCCGGGGCGGAAGCGCGATGACCGCCGCCGCGGTCAACGCGATGGCGAGTGAGGAAGAATGA
- a CDS encoding precorrin-2 C(20)-methyltransferase, with product MSDDVTGRLWGVGLGPGDPELVTVKAARLIGQADVIAFHSARHGRSIARSVAAPYLREGQVEEALIYPLTTETTDHPGGYQGAIDDFYAACAVRLAAHLDAGRDVVVLCEGDPLFYGSYMHMHKRLSHRYVTEVVPGVTSVSGASAVLGRPLVERDEILTVLPGTLPAEVLAERLATTDSAAVLKLGRTFTKVRDALAEAGRLDEAWYVERATTGQQRLAPLAEVDPGSVPYFSLALIPSPVNAASPAPAAEAGTPADARSRGEVVVVGLGPAGRPWLTPEAQEALAGVDELVGYGPYLDRVPPNPRQRRHPTDNRVEAERAAHALELAAAGSRVAVVSSGDPGVFAMASAVLEVACEPRFADVPVRVLPGLTAAHAVASRAGAPLGHDYCVLSLSDLLKPWEVVAERISAAAKADLVLAIYNPASKSRTWQVAAARDLLLEHRAPETPVVVGRDVGGPRESMTVTTLGDLDPDAIDMRCLLLVGSSTTRVAERGDGSRVVFTPRRYPA from the coding sequence ATGAGCGACGACGTGACCGGACGGCTGTGGGGCGTGGGGCTCGGACCCGGCGACCCCGAACTGGTGACCGTCAAGGCCGCCCGCCTGATCGGCCAGGCGGACGTGATCGCCTTCCACAGTGCCCGCCACGGCCGGAGCATCGCCCGCTCGGTGGCCGCCCCCTACCTGCGGGAGGGGCAGGTCGAGGAGGCGCTCATCTACCCGCTCACCACCGAGACCACCGACCACCCGGGCGGCTACCAGGGGGCGATCGACGACTTCTACGCCGCCTGCGCGGTGCGGCTGGCGGCACATCTGGACGCCGGGCGCGACGTCGTGGTGCTGTGCGAGGGCGACCCGCTCTTCTACGGCTCGTACATGCACATGCACAAGCGCCTGTCGCACCGCTACGTCACCGAGGTCGTGCCGGGCGTGACGTCGGTGAGCGGCGCCTCGGCGGTCCTGGGGCGCCCGCTGGTCGAGCGGGACGAGATCCTGACCGTGCTGCCGGGGACGCTCCCGGCCGAGGTGCTCGCCGAGCGCCTGGCGACCACCGACTCGGCGGCGGTGCTGAAGCTCGGCCGTACGTTCACCAAGGTCCGCGACGCGCTGGCCGAGGCCGGGCGTCTCGACGAGGCCTGGTACGTCGAGCGCGCCACCACCGGGCAGCAGCGCCTGGCCCCCCTCGCCGAGGTCGACCCCGGCAGCGTCCCGTACTTCTCGCTGGCACTGATCCCGAGCCCCGTCAACGCGGCGAGTCCCGCGCCCGCCGCCGAAGCCGGGACACCGGCTGACGCGAGGTCGCGCGGCGAGGTGGTCGTGGTGGGGCTCGGCCCCGCCGGGCGGCCGTGGCTGACCCCGGAGGCGCAGGAGGCGCTGGCCGGTGTCGACGAACTCGTCGGGTACGGCCCCTACCTGGACCGCGTCCCGCCCAACCCGCGCCAGCGCCGCCACCCCACCGACAACCGGGTGGAGGCCGAACGGGCCGCGCACGCGCTGGAGCTGGCCGCGGCCGGATCGAGGGTGGCCGTGGTCTCCTCGGGCGACCCCGGGGTGTTCGCGATGGCCAGCGCGGTGCTGGAGGTGGCGTGCGAGCCGAGGTTCGCGGACGTGCCGGTACGGGTGCTGCCCGGCCTGACCGCGGCGCACGCGGTGGCCAGCAGGGCCGGTGCGCCCCTCGGCCACGACTACTGCGTGCTGTCGCTGTCGGACCTGCTCAAGCCCTGGGAGGTGGTCGCCGAGCGGATCAGCGCCGCGGCCAAGGCCGACCTCGTCCTGGCGATCTACAACCCGGCGTCGAAGAGCCGTACCTGGCAGGTGGCCGCCGCGCGGGACCTGCTGCTGGAGCACCGGGCGCCGGAGACCCCGGTGGTCGTCGGCCGCGACGTCGGCGGGCCCCGGGAGAGCATGACCGTCACCACCCTCGGCGACCTGGACCCCGACGCGATCGACATGCGCTGCCTGCTTTTGGTGGGCTCGTCCACCACGCGGGTGGCCGAGCGGGGTGACGGCAGCCGGGTCGTGTTCACCCCCCGCCGTTACCCCGCGTAA